A single region of the Brachypodium distachyon strain Bd21 chromosome 3, Brachypodium_distachyon_v3.0, whole genome shotgun sequence genome encodes:
- the LOC100839611 gene encoding aspartyl protease APCB1, with amino-acid sequence MPPPPPPPPPQVAPPDHPQLHGVVIITLPPPDQPSKGKTITAYTYTDDPGTPPTPPPPPRRPRSGMDPAAARRPRRVVSPRRAAAMVLVLGAFALAAYYCFYSDVAVQFLGVEEEEVEKERNETRSFLLPLYPKTRQGRALREFGDIKLAAKKIDDGGVRKGVNKLEAKRATSAGTNSTVLLPIKGNVFPDGQYYTSIFVGNPPRPYFLDVDTGSDLTWIQCDAPCTNCAKGPHPLYKPAKEKIVPPRDLLCQELQGDQNYCATCKQCDYEIEYADRSSSMGVLAKDDMHMIATNGGREKLDFVFGCAYDQQGQLLTSPAKTDGILGLSSAAISLPSQLASQGIISNVFGHCITKEPNGGGYMFLGDDYVPRWGMTWAPIRGGPDNLYHTEAQKVNYGDQQLRMHGQAGSSIQVIFDSGSSYTYLPDEIYKKLVTAIKYDYPSFVQDTSDTTLPLCWKADFDVRYLEDVKQFFKPLNLHFGNRWFVIPRTFTILPDDYLIISDKGNVCLGLLNGAEIDHASTLIVGDVSLRGKLVVYDNERRQIGWADSECTKPQPQKGFPFFL; translated from the exons atgccgcctccgccgcccccgcccccgcctcaGGTGGCTCCTCCGGACCACCCGCAGCTCCACGGCGTGGTCATCATCACCCTCCCACCCCCGGACCAGCCCTCCAAGGGCAAAACCATCACCGCCTACACATACACCGACGATCCGGGCACTCCCccgactccgccgccgccgccgcgtcggccGCGGTCGGGGATGGACCCCGCCGCGGCCAGGCGGCCGAGGCGGGTGGTGTccccgcggcgggcggcggcgatggtgcTCGTGCTGGGCGCGTTCGCGCTCGCGGCCTACTACTGCTTCTACTCGGACGTGGCCGTGCAGTTCctgggggtggaggaggaggaggtggagaaggagaggaacgAGACCAGGTCGTTCCTGCTGCCGCTGTATCCCAAGACGCGGCAGGGGCGCGCGCTGCGGGAGTTCGGTGACATCAAGCTCGCTGCCAAGAAGATCGACGATGGCGGCGTCAGGAAAGGCGTGAACAAGTTGGAGGCGAAGAGGGCAACCTCGGCCGGGACGAACTCCACAGTTCTGCTTCCGATCAAAGGCAATGTGTTCCCCGATGG GCAGTATTACACGTCTATCTTTGTTGGCAATCCACCAAGACCTTATTTTCTTGATGTTGATACTGGAAGCGATTTGACGTGGATCCAGTGTGACGCACCATGCACAAACTGTGCCAAA GGACCTCATCCCTTATATAAACCAGCGAAAGAAAAGATAGTCCCTCCCAGGGATTTATTATGTCAGGAGCTGCAAGGCGACCAGAACTACTGCGCGACTTGCAAGCAATGTGACTATGAGATTGAATATGCTGATAGAAGCTCCTCTATGGGTGTCCTGGCAAAGGATGATATGCATATGATCGCTACAAATGGTGGGAGGGAAAAACTAGACTTTGTATTTGG GTGTGCATATGATCAGCAAGGCCAGCTTTTGACCTCACCGGCAAAGACTGACGGAATTCTCGGTCTTAGCAGTGCTGCAATAAGCCTTCCTAGTCAGCTGGCCAGCCAAGGAATTATTTCTAACGTTTTCGGCCATTGTATTACTAAAGAGCCAAATGGTGGGGGTTACATGTTTCTGGGGGATGATTATGTACCCAGATGGGGAATGACGTGGGCTCCTATTCGAGGTGGTCCAGA TAACTTATACCACACAGAAGCCCAGAAAGTAAATTATGGAGATCAGCAGCTCAGAATGCATGGGCAAGCAGGAAGCTCTATTCAAGTGATTTTTGATAGTGGAAGCTCATATACATACCTTCCAGACGAAATATACAAAAAACTTGTTACTGCT ATTAAATATGACTACCCCAGTTTTGTCCAAGATACATCAGATACAACATTGCCTTTGTGCTGGAAAGCTGATTTCGATGTTAG GTACCTAGAAGACGTCAAACAGTTCTTCAAGCCCTTGAACCTTCATTTCGGGAACAGATGGTTTGTCATTCCCAGAACATTCACCATTCTTCCCGATGATTACTTGATCATCAGT GATAAGGGGAATGTTTGTCTGGGGCTGCTAAATGGAGCAGAGATTGATCATGCGTCAACACTAATAGTGGGAG ATGTTTCTCTGCGCGGCAAGTTAGTTGTGTATGACAATGAACGGAGGCAAATTGGATGGGCTGATTCGGAATGCACCAAGCCACAACCACAAAAGGgctttcccttcttcctctga